One Synechocystis sp. LKSZ1 genomic window, TGGAAAGTGACGTTATTCCCCGTTAGAGTACGATTGCCTTCTAAGGTAACTGCATCACCATAGGTCTGATTATTGGTTGTGGTTACATCCCCCTTCAGGTTGGTTTGTCCGATGGCATCTGTGTTTAATTCATTGACATTGATCGTCTGATCGAATTGCGTTAAACCACCACTATTTACTGTAACCAGACCGAGAGATTGTTGATCACCAATAGCTTCATTAGCTGTAATATTTCCAGTTCCGGTATTAATCGTAAGATTATAAAAAGAACTGCTACTATCTACCTGGCTATTAATAGTACCTCCAAAGCGAATATCAGTGTTATCCGTCGTAGTCAAAGTCAAGTCTTTAATTAAAACGACGGGGCCAGTAAAAGTTTGAGAACCTTGACTACGAATTAATCCGCCCAAATTGCTAGTTCCTGAGAAGGTCAAAGGGCTATCACTTTCAATATCTGTGCCAGTAAGGCTGGTTAGGCCTAAAAGACCGGGCTGTTCCTGAGGAGTGGTTAATTTTTGGTTATAGATGCCCGCACCAGTGTCAGCCAGGTTGCCCAGGATGGTTGTATTGTTGATATTAGTCAAGCCTCCTAAATTATAAATACCGCCTCCTTGGTTGGCCTGATTATTGAGAATCGTACTATCTGAAAGAGTTAGGGTTCCTGACAAGTTAAAGATGCCTCCCCCCGCTCCAGCGACATTATTCGCAAAAGAACTATTGGTAAGGGTGACAGTGCCACTGTTATTGTAAAGACCAGCACCGGCATCGGCTTTGTTACCAGATACGGTTATCGCACTCGCATTAATCTCACCCTTAAAGTTGTAAATTCCTCCTCCCTCTAGAGTCGCAACATTATCTGTAAAGGTGGTATTAGTGAGAGTGACTAATCCAGTTTCAGTAATAGGGATTTCAGTCGTATTAATGTTGTATAATCCCGCACCTTGGCTCGCTGAGTTACTGGAAAAACTACCGCCAGAAACCGTGAGAACCCCATCTAAATTAAAGAGTCCACCACCGATATCTGAAGCATTACGAGCAAAGTTTACGTTGGTGAGAGAAGCCGTGCCGGAATTGTTATAAAGACCTCCCCCAGAAGATTGGGCCTGATTATCGGAGAGAATACTGTCTGCAATAGTTAAGCTGCCATTATTATTAATGATTCCTCCGCCCTGAGTATTGGCAATATTATTGGCAAGAGTACCATTGGTGATATTAACCGTAGCTCCTAAACCGGTGTTGTTGATGCCACCGCCGGTTGAAGCCTCATTTCTTAAAAGACTACTGTTGATAATAGAAACTTGACCGGCAGTAACCAACTGATCAGTACTAACATAATTGCTGTTAAAAATTCCGCCGCCTTCTTCGCTAGCTGTATTACCTGTCAGTTGACTATTATCGGTAATGCTAATCAGGCCACCTTGGTTATAAATTCCTCCCCCTTGGCGAGCCGTATTATCTGCCAAAGAAGTACTAATAATTTTAATCTCAGAGAAATTAACAACTTGTCCATCTGTAAGAGACTGAACACTATTGTAAATTCCACCGCCTCGATCGGCAGTATTATTGCTTAGAATGCTATCCGTTAAGTTGACACTTCCTCCGAAATTTCGGAACCCGCCACCTGCATCACCTGCACGATTGTCTGATAACGTACTGAGACTGATATTGAGAATTGCACCCTCACCATTCCAAATTCCCCCTGCGATGGAGGTAGCATTGTTCTCGGAAATAAGGCTGTTGGTAATGGTAAAAACGGCATTCTGACCCCGATTATAAATCCCACCAGCACTAATAGCACTATTATTGACAATAGTGCTATCGCTCAGGCTGACAGTGCCACCATTGGTAATAGCGCCGCCCCCTGCTTCTCCCCCTTGGTTCCCTGTAAACGTGCTACGGGTAATTATTGCTGTTCCTCCATTGAGAAGTCCAGCAGCACCACCAGTGGCGCTCGTAGCGTTATTAGAGACAATGCCATTGTCTAGGGTGAGGAGTGCTACCCCCAAATTACTGATTCCTCCCCCTGCAGTCTCAGTGTAATTATTCTCCAGTTTGCTATTGATGATATTGGCCGTACCTTGGTTGGCGATCCCTCCTCCAAAAAAGCCGGCATAATTGTTGGCAATAGTACTATCACTGACGTTAAGGTTCCCCCCCGAAAGCACGTCAATCCCTCCACCGGTTGAAAGATTGGTTCGATTATTAACCACCACGCTATTGTTTAGATTGAGCGTGCTACCTGTTCCAACCAAAAGGCCACCACCCCCTGGATCACTGCCTTGACCGGGGGTATTGCCGCCAGTAATAGTCAGACCCTCAATGTTGGCAATAACTCCCTCGCCAAAGATGTTAAAAACCCGGTTAGCGCCATCGCCCTGCACCGCCAAATTTTCGGCTCCCAGGCCAGTAATGGTTAAATTTTTATCAATTTGCAGTTCTCCGAGGGCCAACAAGATGCTGTTACCACTTAGGGCCGGGTTAAATTGAACTGTTCCTCCTGTGTCCGTATAGGTAATGGCTTCGCGTAGGGTGACATTGCCGGGAGTGAGCACGTCATCAAAAATATCGCCTAGTTGATCCACCACCAGACTGGTATACAAGGTATTGGTTAAATCAAAGACGGTGTCATTTAGGCCTGGGGCGCTAGCAATGACGCTATAACTTCCCGCCACGGTGTTGGCGTTGGCCCCGGTACGAACAAAACCACTGCTGTCTAGGCTTAATGTTTGGCTCGGTAAGATGGCGCTCGGGCCTGATTCTGGCACCAGGAATGTCACCAGACCGCCCTCCACTGGCTCTCCAAAGGGACTAGTAACCTGGAGGCCTAAGGGATTGCTAAAACTTGAGCCCACAGGAGCTGACTGGGGAGTACTATCGGGCAGGACTGTAACCGTAAAACCTCTGGACTCAAAGGCCCCGATATCACGCGGGCCAACTGCAGTAATGCCTCGCTGATCCGTTGATTCGGCCCCAGAGCCCCCGGCATCAATGGCAGGACTACCGGGAAGTAGAGCCAGAGTTGGTGTACTGCCACCATAGTTACCCAAGGCCGAGAGCACGGGATTAAGGGGATTACTTTCCGTTCCCACCAGAGTGCTAAGGGAAAAGCCATTGCTCCCATTGTTATTGCCGATCAAATTATTGCCTTGGTCAATCACATCGCCCTGGACATCGGGAAAGGCTCCGCTATTGCCCGCGACAATGGTATTTTGCAGACTCACGACGCTATTCTCTCCGTAGAGACCGCCACCCGACTGGGCTGTGTTGCCAAAAATCGTACTGCTATTGATGTTGGTAATACTAGCTGTTGAACTTTCGCTCTTGTAGGAGATTGCTCCACCCAGTTGCCGAGCTGTATTGTTATAAAAAGTACTATTTTTGATAGTGACCTGGCCATCACTACTCAATAGACCACCACCCGTATCACCAGCCTGGTTATTGGCCAGAGTTGTATTACTGATATTCAACGTTGCTAGTACGTTTTTAATGCCTCCGCCAGCGCTTTCAGCTTTGTTATCAATTAGCGTACTATTGCTGAGGTTAACTATACCGAGATCATTGTAGATCCCCCCCCCAGATACGCTAGCCTGATTTTGAGACAGAGTACTATTATCGATCGAGGTTGTTCCAAGATAGTTATACAGGCCTGCACCATCTGAGCTTTGGTTAAAAGAGATAGTACTATTGCTTAGGGTGACAGTTCCGCCATCGTTGTAAATCCCACCGCCAGTGGTAGCCTGATTCAAAGACAAAGTACTACTATCGATAGTGGCAGTTCCACCAAGGTTATAAATTCCTCCCCCGAAACTGGCCTGATTACCAGACAGCAAAACACTGGTCAGATTAACAATGCCACCGTCGTTGTAAATCCCTCCCCCGGAACTAGCATTACCATTCTGAATCGTAAGATTCGCTAGTTTGACGTTGGCCGTAGGCAAAATTTCAAGAACACTAGCTACTCCCGCACCATCAAGAAAAGTCTGGCTTCCATTGCCGTTGATGCTGAGGGCCTTAGAGAAAACGAGGGGAGACCCCTTCTGATAAAAACCCAGGCCAGGGCCAAGATTAATCACCACAGTTCCGGCCACATCACCGATGGCATCATGGGCACTCTGTAAGGATTGGCCCAGTTCCTGGGGAAGACTGATATCGCCATTAACCGCATTTAAATCAAAAATCAAGCCACCCGTACTGGTTAAATTGATGGTCGGTACGATGTCAGCGTCCTGCACGAATAAGCGTCCCGTTAAGCGGAGAGTTGCGCTTCCGCCCCCGGATTGAAAGATCGAATTGAGTAGGTAAATATCTCCAGCTTCAGTACCAGAACCTGCTGTCGTAATCGTGATATTGGTGCCGCTATCGAGGGTATTTTCAATTTGGAACGGAGTAATCGTGCCATTACTACCAATAAAAACATTCTGGGGGTCGAGCAGCCACAGGCCATTGGCCCCCGCCGTAGCCCCGGCCAAAACCGTCGCTCCCCGAACATCTAATGCCCTTTTTCCGGAGGTTTCCACCTGGCCTCCATCTCCGCCAAGTGGCCCTCCCCTGGCAGTGGCTGTTCCCTGGAAGCGAGTATTCTGTTCTGACCAGACCACAATCTGACCGCCGTCTCCCTGTTGGCTAGCATCTACGTTTAGACGGGAGTTGGCATCCACAATCGTCTGCTGAGACGCAGGCAAACTGGGCAGGCCCTGGGCATCTCCCCCCAGACGAATCGTTCCACCGCCCTGACTTCCAGAGGCGTTGAGGGTGGCCCCCTGGAGTTGAACTTGATTACCAACAACAGTGATATTGCCGCCCTTTGTAGCCTGGGTATCCAGTGTTCCTCCTACCTGGGCCGTTGCACTGGGGACTAGGGCCTGATTAGCCAATTGCGGATCCAGTTTTTGGGCCCCCTGGGTCAGTAGAGTGGGTAGGTCGAGGGGATTAATCCCTTGGGTACTAATCGTGCTGGGGGATAGCTCTAGCTCCAAGCTGACTAAATTGCCTGGCCGGGATAGGCGGACGCGATTGGTGCCGGGAATAGCGGCAATGGTAATGTCACCGCCAGGAGCCTTCAGTGTTCCCGTATTGATCACAGAGCCCCCCACCAGCAAGAGGTGTTGGCCCTCGGCCACCGAGAGATTTCCCGTATTGATGATGGCCGCTGGATTGGCCAAGTCAAAGGCAAATTGATTGGGATTACCTGTTAACTGGGCGTAGTCAGGACGGCCTACAACATTAAACCACTTGTCCTGCTCAAAGCCGATGCCGGTGGCGGTGGTAACGGCAAAATCACCAGTAAGATTTAAACGAGCATTCGGCCCAAAAATAAATCCAGCCGGATTCATGATGAATAAATTCGAGTTGCCCCCCGAAACCTGGATCAGACCATTGATCAGGGAAGCATCCCCTCCTACCACGCGGGTCAAGATGTTACGAATTTGGGGATTGGTCAGAAAGTTAGCAATTTGTTCCTGGGTCAGGCCAAATTCTCGTAGGCTGTGAAATAAATTCTGCCCGGCTTGGGTTCCGCCGCTGATATCAAATTGGTTGTTATGTTGATTGACTACTGTCCCCGTACCATCGGGAGCGGCCGTAATCTGGGCCAGGGAGGGGAGGGATAGGCCGCTCCATCCGGCAAAAACCAGTAACCAGTAAATGCACCGACGGAAGGAAGAGAAAGGCATTGTGGACTTCGCTCCAGGCCAGGGAATAGTAGAAGGTTAACGCAGAAACAATGCTTGAGAGATCGTTTAATCGCTAGATAACTGCTCACCATCGCTGTTTTTCAAGATTTTTGCCAAGATATCCAGCTTTTTCCCTTTCGCCTGGCATTATAGTCAGAGAAAACTTTACAGCATTTTCTACTGTCTTGATTTTCACAAATATTTACAGTCAAGTATTATCCTACGGAGCCCCTCAATACAATCTGCTGTTAACGGCTATGTACTCAGTTTGTCGTCGTGGGTGGGCCGAGGGAAAGGGCCTTGGCTTACTCCCGCAATCGCTGACAGCAAAATCCATCCCAACAGATTAACCCGGAGGTCAAAGAGGGTGACATCAAATAGATTAAACAACGTCACACTGCCAAAGGCCAGGAGATAGGCAAATAGAAGCAAGTGGAGACGTTGACGGTGCTTGTGTTCTCTTCGCTGACCAAGGCGCCAACAGAGGCGAGTCGCCTGATATAAAACTGAGCCGACTAAACCAAGGAATAGTAGCGTTCCAGGAATGCCAATTTCTGCCAACAGCATCAGGGGCAAACTATGGGGATGGCCTAGCCAGACGTTCATGGCGGCCTGGTAGAGGGGCGTAAAATTCCGCAGGCCCCAACCTGTCAGGGGTCGTTGGCTCAGCATCTGCAGGGCAAAATCCCATTGGGTACTGCGAAAGGCCGTTTTGTAGCGGTCGGGATAGAGTTCGTCAGATAAACGGGCCCAAAAATAACGAGGAATGATCTGCCGTAGTGGTTCTCGCCCCCAAGGGCCAAAGGCCGACCAGAGAACCAGGCCGGCTCCTCCTGCGATCAGGGCCACTAGGCGGTACCAACTTAAATACAAAGCATAAGCCACCAGGATTAACGCCGTCAGGCCCCAGGCACTGCGAGAATCGGTCAAAAACAGAGCCACAATTTCAGCGAAGCAGATTAAACCTAAGCCGGCCAGTCCTCTCCAATGGGCCTTGTCGGACAGGGCCTGGCCAAAGCGCCATTGGTCTATCAGCAGGCCAAGACTGAGGGGCAAAACCATCAGCAAATGGGCTGAAAACAGGTTGGCGTACATCAGCAGAGACGACATGCGCCCTTCAGGACGGCCCTCAGCCACGAGATTTGTTCCTAGGACACTCAGCCAGGCCGGTGTGGCCCAGCCACCGTAGATTTGACCAAGCCCTAAAATCACCAGCACCAGCGCTGACAAACTGAGTATCCAAGCCAGATAACGGAGTTGAGAGAAATGACGAAAAACCAGACGATAAGCCAAAAAAAGCGCGAAATAGGGCAAAAAGTTGGCCAGACCGAGCAGGGCTTCCCCTTTGTGCTCTGCCATTAGCGTCGTTAGTACCAACCAAACACTGAGTAGTGCAAATCCCTTGGCCATGGGAGTTGCTACCAGAGGACGAAAGGCCTGTTTCCAAAGACTAAACAGCGCAAACAATAGCCCCAGTAAGGCCATGATTGGATTAAAGGGCAGCCAGAGGATACCCCATTGAATTGCCCGCCATTCCCGTGGGTAAGCTGGGGAAACAGGTGCCTGGGTGGTTAGGCTCAAAGTTATTGTCCTTTGCTAATCGTTAGGCTAATTGCCAGGCCTCGGCTCGGGTGAGGCGAATTTGGGCCAAGGAGACAATGACCGGGATGATGCGCCCGTAGTTGGTGGTAATGGCACGCCAACCGAGATCCGCCAAAAACCAACCCCAGAGGGCCGGGCCAAGAAACGAAAAGACCGTTTTGACGGCCCCGTAGCGAGCCGCTGTCATCGCCATGCCTTGACGGGCCGTTTGCAAGGTTAATTGACTTTGTACCTGGGACGCCGCAAGGGCCCCTCCCCGGACGAGAGCAAACTGGGCGGCTTGGTATTGAGCGAGGTGGAGGGTGAATTCTTGAAGAATCCGCTTGAGCAGGAGAGGCCTCAAAACAGCACTGACAGCAATGGCCCCACTGCCCTTGAGCAGTAAATCCACGGGATTGTGCTGGAGTTGAACAGGGAGCGCTTCCGGCAGAGGACAACGGTCTAGGGATTTCTGGATACGGATAATTAGGGACTTTTGCTCGGTCTTAGGCAGCTTTTTCCAGGCCTGATTGACCAAATGCAGAAAAATCTCCGCTTCAATCTCCGTGGTGGCCATCTGTTGGGCGTAGGGAATTTTCAGGTATTGGCAGACTCGAATCAAGGCCTGACGATAGCTAAACTCCTGGCTTTTCCCCTTAATCACCGTTAGACCATCAGCGGCTAGGTAGCGAAAACGCTCCTCCAACGAATCCAGCCAAGTCTGCCAGTCCTGGCTCTGGACTTCAATGGGCCGGGGCGTTTGTAGATAATCCAGGGGATTAAATTTTCGACAAAAAAGAATTTGGGTTAGCTGTTTGAGCTCATCTTCCGTGGCTAACTCCAGGGCTGACCGCAGTTCGTCCAAGACCGTAACCTCCACCACCAGGGCTAATCAGTTGCTTCGCCCCTCTCATTTTATAGCAGGATTTGGAGGACGGGAGAGACTCTGGGTTTCAATGGCCAGGGCCGGGGCCGGAAACCCAGGCGATTAGGGCGCTAGACTCCCCGTTCCACCGAGCGTTGGGCTTGGACAAATTCTTGTTTAAGGCGCTTCTTCAGTTTTTCTGGTACCGGTCGAGAACCATAGGCAGTGTAATAACCAGCGAGGGAGTTGAGGGCTGTTTGCATGGTCGTAAAGGAACGTAGCCCACCGGATTTCGTTTCGCGGCGATAGCGGGAAATATAATCATTGATCTGAGCACGGGCTAACTCCTGAACTTCAGCACGATTAGAGGCATCGCTGGATAAATCGAGGGCAGTGGTAAGGGTTTCAATCACCGTCAGGGTGTCTTGACTGTAGTTACCCGTGAGGCCGGTGCCACTAGAACAACCCATCAGGCCCATGACCACAACCAGGACAAGGGCCAAGAGGCGAGATAGGGAATTTTTAAAAAACATAATGGTGTGATCCTTAAACGCTGGAGTTATCCCAAATTTCCTTATCGTATCAAGAAACTCGCCCTGTCCTGCCATTGACCCCAGGGCCAAGGGCCTCTCTTAGTGACCATGGCCACCTTTCACGTATTGCGATAGATTAAGTAAAGTAACAAAACTTAAGATTGCCTTCCAGTCTATCTTTATAAACTAACGCTTTTTAACTTCGGTTTTTGTGATTCCCCTACTGACAACGGTTATTACCCAATACGCTCTCCGGTCTCGCTACGATAGCTTCCCTGTCGGCCGAGGGAGCCGCCTCTTTTCCCAGGTGCTGTTCCAAGTCCTCCTGGCGTCGGGCTTTCTGGTCTCGGTTCCCGTCTTTATCCAAGCCCCCCTGGTGCGAGAATGGCCCTGGCTAGGCCTGGGGCTGACCTTGGGCTGGGTCGGTTTAGCCGTTGTCCTTCTTCAATCCAGTAAAACCCAGCTCTGGGGCGATCTCCTGATCGGATTTAGTTGGAGTTGGCTGACCGGGGCCCTCTACTGGGGCTGGTTTCGTTGGGAACCCCTAGTGCATCTCCCCATTGAAGCGTTGGGTCTGCCCCTGGCCCTGTGGGGCATTGCTCGGGGCTGGGGCCGGGTGGGACATTTTTTCTACCTAGGTTCTTTACTGGGAACGGCGATTACCGATGTTTACTTCTACCTAACGGGCCTGATTCCGGCCTGGCGACAATTGATGGTCGCTTCCCCGGAGTTGATTAGTCCTATCTTGCACCAGGCCCTAGAACAAATTCAAACTTTCTGGGGGGTCAGTTGGGGGATTGCTTTGGTTGGTTTATTATTGGGTCTAGGTACCTGGGCCTTACAGAAAAACGAACCCCACTGGTGGGCCTTGGCGGGTGCTATCTTAAGCACCATCCTCGTTGATAGTCTTTTTTTGCTAGCCGCTATCCTGGCCTAGTTACTGTCTTCACTGTTTTGTGGAAAATACTAAAACCTCAGCTTCTCTCCTGTTAACCTCCCTGAACGGCAATCAACAGATTTCATTGTCGTCCAAAACCTACTGGACGGTTGGACGCTACCAAGATAATGACATTGTCATCGCCGACCATACGATTTCTCGCAACCATGCAATTCTTCAGGCCACAGAAACCGGAGAGTTTTTACTGATTGATCTGGGAAGTCGCAATGGCACCTTCGTCAATGGACGCCGAGTCAGTATTCCAGTCCTACTAAAAAACCGAGACCAAATCACCTTTGGCAAAACCGAAGCGAAATTCTACGCCTCAGAACACGAGGGCCCTCCAAGCGGTATTTTTCTCCGTTCTGCCCACGAAACCCAAACTAGTGCTCTCCACGAGCGTCGCTTGATGTCGGTGATGGTGGCGGATATGCGCAATTTTACGGGGCTAACGCGTCAATTAGATGAAACCATGCTTTCTATTTTGATTGGCAATTGGTTCCGCCAGGCCGGTGATATTTTGCGGGATGCGGGCAGTTGGGTGGATAAGTACATTGGAGATGCAGTCATGGCCATCTGGTTCCATGCTCAGGATGACGTTACTCCCGAGGATATTCTGCGGATTTTCCAGGCCATTAATCGCCTCAATCAGAGTACGACAAAGTTGAGTCAACAATATCCCGTGCCTTTCCCTCTCAGAATTGGGGTTGGGGTAAACACGGGCTACGCCATGGTGGGCAATACCGGCAGTGGCGACCATCCCGACTACACGGCCATTGGTGATACGGTTAACGCGGCCTTTCGTTTGGAGTCCATCACCAAAACCGCCGGCTTTGATGTGGCCATTGGGGAAAAAACCTACAGCTACTTGGCAAATTTCCAAGAACTAGCCCAATTTTTCCGGCCCTACGAAACGGAATTGAAGGGCTACGACAAACCGGCCCTGACCTACGGACTGAATTTTGAACAACTCGATCCCTTTATCCGTCGCAACCAGTCCATGACGACTCTAAGCTAGGCGCTACTGGCAAAGATAGCGCACGGCGTTTCCTGCCTCTGTTCTCCGACTTGGAGCGTCTTCAACGGTTAGGGATTCCAAGGGTGAGTTAAAATTTGTAAAGTTTAACCGTCACAGTCAGGATACAAGTAGCACCATGCGAGCGGCAATTGTTGGGGCCGGATTAGCGGGAATGGCCACCGCTATTGATTTAGTTGATGCCGGCTGGCAAGTCGAAATTTTTGAAGCCCGCCCCTTTGTTGGCGGTAAGGTCGGCAGTTGGGTCGATGGTGATGGCAACCATATTGAGATGGGCCTGCACGTTTTCTTTGGCTGTTACTACAATTTGTTTGCCTTGATGGAGAAAGTCGGGGCCTTGCAAAATTTACGTCTCAAAGAGCATACCCACACCTTTGTTAATCGGGGAGGCCGCTTGGGGGAACTGGATTTTCGCTTCATTACTGGTGCTCCCTTCAATGGCCTCAAGGCCTTTTTTACCACCTCCCAGTTGTCCACCGTGGATAAGTTAGCCAATTCCCTGGCCCTGGGGACGAGTCCGATTGTGCGAGGCCTGGTGGATTTTAACGGAGCCATGCGCGACATTCGAGCCCTAGACCGGATTAGTTTTGCCGATTGGTTTCGGAGCCATGGGGGCAATGACGGTAGTTTGAAAAAAATGTGGGACCCCATTGCCTATGCCCTGGGCTTTATTGATACCGAGGCCATCTCGGCCCGTTGTATGCTGACCATTTTTCAGTTTTTTGCGGCCAAAACGGAAGCCTCTGTCCTGCGTATGCTAGAAGGCTCTCCCCACGAATATCTTCACCAACCGATTCTGGATTACCTCGAACAACGGGGGGCCAAAATCCATACCCGTCGCCAAGTACGGGATATTTACACCGAAGAATTAGAGGGCCAAACCCACATCACTGGCCTGGCTATTGCCGATGGCGAAAAGGTTGAAACCATCACCGCCGATGCCTACGTTTGTGCCTGTGATGTGCCGGGCATCCAACGCCTACTCCCAGAAGCTTGGCGTCAACGCTGGCCCTTTTTCGACCATATTTACAAACTGGAAGCGGTACCGGTGGCCACGGTGCAATTGCGGTTTGATGGCTGGGTAACGGAACTCCACGACCCAGAAAAGCGCCACCAACTGCAACAGGCTGCGGGCCTAGATAATTTGCTCTATACCCCTGATGCCGAATTTTCCTGTTTTGCCGATCTGGCCCTGACCAGTCCCGCGGACTACTACCGCCAGGGCCAAGGGTCTCTAATGCAACTAGTATTGACCCCTGGTGATCCCTTTATCAAAGAAAATAACGAGGCCATTGCCTACCGGGTACTTAAACAGGTCAAGGCTCTTTTTCCCTCGGCCCAGGACTTAAACATGACGTGGTACAACGTCGTGAAATTGGCCCAATCCCTCTACCGGGAGGCCCCCGGCATGGATGCCTATCGGCCCAGTCAAGCCACCCCGATACCTAATTTCTACCTAGCGGGTAGTTACACCCAACAGGATTACATCGATAGTATGGAAGGCGCCACGATTTCGGGACGACAAGCGGCCCAGGCTATCCTACAGGCAAAGTAGTTCCCCCCATTCCCCACCCATCAAAACAATGGCTAACTGGTTAGAACATAGTGTGCAAGTGGAAGTCGAGGCCCCCATTGAGTTGGTGTGGAGTCTCTGGTCTGATCTGGAGCAGATGCCCCGCTGGATGAAGTGGATTGAGTCGGTGAAGGTGCTGGAGGAAAATCCTGACCTTTCCCGCTGGAAGCTCGCTAGTACGGGTTTTGAATTCACCTGGCTGTCTCGCATTCTCAAGTTAGTTCCCCAGCAAATTATCCAATGGGAATCGGTGGATGGCCTGCCTAATCGGGGGGCCGTGCGTTTCTATGACCGCCATGGTAAAAGCATTGTCCGTTTGACCGTGGCCTATGCCATTCCTGGCTGGCTGGGCCAAATTATGGATAATCTCTTTTTGGGCCGAGTGGTGGAATCAACGATCCAAGCGGATTTGGAACGGTTTCGGGTCTACATCATGGATTTACAGGCCCGATCAGTCTAATTCCCCATTTTTTTCATTGTCTCTGAACCCCTAACGTTCAACGAAGTTCTTGCATGAAGCACACTAAGCTAGCCGTGCCCACCTATGACTCGATGCTTTTACCCACGATTCAGGCCTTAGAGAGCTTGGGGGGATCGGGGACAACGGAAGAAATTTATGAAAAAGTGATAGAAATTTTAGCTATTCCAGATCTTATTTTGGAAATTACCCATGGCAACAGTTCACAAACAGAAGTTGAATATCGTCTAGCCTGGAGTCGCACCTACTTAAAAAAATTCGGCTTACTAGAAAATTCAGCTCGTGGCGTTTGGTCTTTGGTCTCGACATCCCTGGACTTGAGAAAATTACAGGCTAGAGACATTGTTGAATTTGTCCGAGATAGTGATAAAAGGGAGAAGATAAAGACTGATAAAAACAATAATAATGATTTAAGCAGTAACACCGAGTTGCCAGAAACCCTAGAAGAACTGGAGTGGCATCAACAATTACATCAAGCACTACTCAGTCTTAGTCCGGGCACGTTTGAAAGGCTGGTACAAAGATTGCTTCGGGAATCAGGCTTTGTACAAGTACAAGTTACAGGTAAATCTGGTGACGGTGGTATTGATGGCGTAGGAATTGCTCGAATCAATGGTTTCCTTAGTTTTCATGTTTTATTTCAATGCAAACGATATCAAGGTTCAGTAACTGCCAGCCAGATTCGAGATTTTCGCGGGGCCATGCAAGGACGGACTGATAAAGGTTTATTAATCACAACAGGAACTTTCACGAGAGATGCCATTAAAGAAGCCACCAGGGATGGGGCCCCACCGATTGATTTGATCGATGGAGAACAATTAGTCGCTCGATTAAAAGAATTAGGCTTAGGCGTCAAAATCAAGATGATTGAGTCTGTGGAAGTTGATTTAGACTGGTTCGCCAAAATATAGTTTTTAAAAAATCATGAGGGCCGGATGCAAAAAGAACTCTATGAGCAGGATTTTCAAGAATGGCTAAAACAAACCATTGAGAATCTTAAAGATCAACAATTTATCCAACTGGATCTGGAGCATTTAATCGAGGAGTTAAACGATTTGGGAAAATCCAACCAGCGGGCCCTCGAAAGTAATCTTTTGATTTTAATAGCCCATTTGCTTAAGCTCCGAGTTCAAAACAATGCACCGGAAACCATGAAAGTGAGTTGGCTCAATTCCGTTAGTGAAGATCGGCAACGCATTCTTTACGATTTAGCTGA contains:
- a CDS encoding SRPBCC family protein, encoding MANWLEHSVQVEVEAPIELVWSLWSDLEQMPRWMKWIESVKVLEENPDLSRWKLASTGFEFTWLSRILKLVPQQIIQWESVDGLPNRGAVRFYDRHGKSIVRLTVAYAIPGWLGQIMDNLFLGRVVESTIQADLERFRVYIMDLQARSV
- a CDS encoding restriction endonuclease; translated protein: MLLPTIQALESLGGSGTTEEIYEKVIEILAIPDLILEITHGNSSQTEVEYRLAWSRTYLKKFGLLENSARGVWSLVSTSLDLRKLQARDIVEFVRDSDKREKIKTDKNNNNDLSSNTELPETLEELEWHQQLHQALLSLSPGTFERLVQRLLRESGFVQVQVTGKSGDGGIDGVGIARINGFLSFHVLFQCKRYQGSVTASQIRDFRGAMQGRTDKGLLITTGTFTRDAIKEATRDGAPPIDLIDGEQLVARLKELGLGVKIKMIESVEVDLDWFAKI
- a CDS encoding DUF29 domain-containing protein — protein: MQKELYEQDFQEWLKQTIENLKDQQFIQLDLEHLIEELNDLGKSNQRALESNLLILIAHLLKLRVQNNAPETMKVSWLNSVSEDRQRILYDLAEIPSLQSHLATAIAKVYGNARKLAIREGKRASFGVRVPADVEYPEICPFSIAQLLDENFEGQTE